TGATCTGGAAGTGCTGACCCCGGTCACTTCCTCATTCATCGCCCCATCGTATCCCTGGCCGAACCATCGCTGGAAAAGCTGCCGTTCAACCGTCTCGATCGCTGGCAAAAGGTGCAAGAGTTTGTCCGTCGACTATGGAAACGCTGGTTAACAGACTACTTGTCCGGACTACAGCAGAGAACCAAGTGGACCAAGCAGAAGGACAACGTGAAGCTGGATACCATGGTGCTGCTGAAGGAGGACGGTCTACCTCCATCGAAATGGTGTCTTGGCCGCGTCACGCAGATCATCAAGGTAGCTGACGACAACATCCGAGTGGTCATCGTCAAGACGAAAGATGGAGACTTCAAGCGTTCCATCTCTAAAATCTGCGTTCTTCCCACCGACGAGCCATCAAGTTCATCCTAGTTGAATTAGATAATTCAACGCGGGGGAGTATGTTACGGCAAGCGTAATGGTAACGCGTCATCCTTAGTACGCCTAGCGTAAGGGCGCTTTCCAGTAAATTGACTACGTGTAAAAAGAACTTAATCATAATTCTTTTACGCAGTGCAAACTGCTGTAGATCGGTATCGTGCAGCTCGAATTCCGCAAGtgcagctcgaattcccgaatTCTGCAGTATATAAGCGAGTGTTTTTCCTAAATAAATTTAGTCAAGTTCCAGAgttcaaagcaacaacatcgtGTCTTCATCATTACCAAAACTTCCTCTTCATCATTAacaatggcaacaaaactcaacatcaaatttcaaggccattgaaataggacAAGATGActtcatttgaatgaaaacatggccgtaacaacgataatagatggcaacaaactcaacatcaatttcaaggccattgaaatagggcaagatggcttcattggatgaaacatggccgtaacaacgataatagatggcaacaaaactcaacatcaaatttcaaggccattgaaatagtgcaagatagcttcatttggatgaaacatggccataacaacgataatagatggcaacaaaactcaacatcaaattcaaggccattcaatagtacaagatggcttcattggatgaaacatggcccgtaacaacgataatagatggcaacaaaactcaacatcaaatttcaaggccattgaaatagtgcaagatggcttcatttggatgaaacatggccgtaacaacgataatagatggcaacaaaactcaacatcaaatttcacggccattgaaatagggcaagatggcttcatttggatgaaacatggccgtaacaacgaaaatagatggcaacaaaactcaacatcaaatttcacggccgttgaaatagggcaaaatagcttcatttggatgaaacatggccgtaacaacgataatagatggcaacaaaactcaacatcaaatttcaaggccattcaaatagtgcaagatggcttcatttggatgaaacatggccgtaacaacgataatagatggcaacaaaactcaacatcaaatttcacggccattgaaataaggcaagatggcttcatttggatgaaacatggccgtaacaacgataatagatggcaacaaaactcaacatcaaatttcacggccattgaaatagggcaagatggcttcatttggatgaaacatggccgtaacaacgataatagatggcaacaaaactcaacatcaaatttcaaggccattgaaatagtgcaagatggcttcatttggatgaaacatggccgtaacaacgataatagatggcaacaaaactcaacatcaaatttcaaggccattgaaatagtgcaagatggcttcatttggatgaaacatggccgtacaACGATAataaatggcaacaaaactcaacatcaaatttcaaggccattgaaatagtgcaagatggcttcatttggatgaaacatggccgtaacaacgataatagatggcaacaaaactcaacatcaaatcgGGTGTCCGAGATCCAACACATCACTCACGGCAAGGAGTGGAGACACGTACCCGGAACGGACAATCCTGCGGACATCATCTCTCGAGGAATGGATGCGGATCAGCTGGAAAATTCAACCCTTTGGTGGCACGGACCAGACTGGCTGGCGCAACCATCAGAGGAATGGCCGAACACTCATCAACCTCGACAGGAAGAATTCACCACGGACGAATTGGAGGAGCGACCAATCTGCATGGCTGCACAATCCGTGGCTCCGAACGAACTTTTTAGCCTCCGTTCAACGTTCACCGGACTGCAACGTCTGGTTGCGTGGCTAAGAAGATTCCGACACAACACAAATCCTGCTAATCATCAACAACGCAGACTGGATCATCATCTCAGCTTGGAGGAACTAGCCGAATCTACACTGTGTCTAGTTCGCCTCGCTCAAGCTGAATCATTCCcagaaaacatcaaacatctATCGAAAGGCGATTCGGTCGGCAACAACTCACCTTTAAAACTACTAGCACCGTTTCTACAAGATGGCCTGCTACGAGTGGGCGGAAGATTGCGACATGCACCAATCCCGTTCGACCGAAAGCATCCGTACATCTTACCCGCCAACCATCCGCTGACGAATCAGATTGCAACCCTGTATCATCGGACCTATCAACATGCGAATCCACAACTACTGATAGCGAACATGCGAGAACGATTTTGGCCACTGCGAGCAAAAACCTGGCCAGAAGAATCGTCCACTCCTGCTACAAATGCTACCGTTGCCGCCCCACACCTGCGCAGCAACTCATGGGCGACCTCCAGCAGAGAGAGTTACACCAACGTCAACTTTCTTACACACCGGAGTCGACTTGTGTGGACCGATACACTATCGACATACATCTCGGAAGGCGCAACTCATCAAGGGCTACGTAGCGATATTCGTCTGTATGGCAGTGAAGGCTGTACACATCGATTTGGTAGCGGACCTGTCTACCACGCTTTCCTTGCGGCACTTCGACGATTCATCGGACGTCGCGGGAAACCGGCTCTCATCGAATGCGACAACGCTAGGAATTCTTGGGCGCCTCCCGAGAAATTGCCTCCTTGTCCAAGCAATTCAACCACCAGTGGCAAACATCAGTGATTAAGTCCTGCATCGACGATGGCATCCAGTTCAAGTTCATCCCACCTCGCTCACCCAACTTTGGAGGTCTTTGGGAGGCGGCAGTGAAGTCTTTCAAAAGACACTTCAAGCCAACCGTTGGGAACGCCATCCTCACGAGCGACGAACTCAACACGCTACTGATCCAGATTGAAGGATGCCTCAACTCTAGACCACTTACACCACTCTCCAATGACCCATCTGATCTGGAAGTGCTGACCCCAGGTCACTTCCTCATTCATCGCCCCATCGTATCCCTGGCCGAACCATCGCTGGAAAAGCTGCCGTTCAACCGTCTCGATCGCTGGCAAAAGGTGCAAGAGTTTGTCCGTCGACTATGGAACGCTGGTCAACAGACTACTTGTCCGGACTACAGCAGAGAACCAAGTGGACCAAGCAGAAGGACAACGTGAAGCTGGATACCATGGTGCTGCTGAGGAGGACGGTCTACCTCCATCGAAATGGTGTCTTGGCCGCGTCACGCAGATCATCAAGGTAGCTGACGACAACATCCGAGTGGTCATCGTCAAGACGAAAGATGGAGACTTCAAGCGTTCCATCTCTAAAATCTGC
This region of Anopheles merus strain MAF unplaced genomic scaffold, AmerM5.1 LNR4000961, whole genome shotgun sequence genomic DNA includes:
- the LOC121603241 gene encoding uncharacterized protein LOC121603241, with the protein product MDADQLENSTLWWHGPDWLAQPSEEWPNTHQPRQEEFTTDELEERPICMAAQSVAPNELFSLRSTFTGLQRLVAWLRRFRHNTNPANHQQRRLDHHLSLEELAESTLCLVRLAQAESFPENIKHLSKGDSVGNNSPLKLLAPFLQDGLLRVGGRLRHAPIPFDRKHPYILPANHPLTNQIATLYHRTYQHANPQLLIANMRERFWPLRAKTWPEESSTPATNATVAAPHLRSNSWATSSRESYTNVNFLTHRSRLVWTDTLSTYISEGATHQGLRSDIRLYGSEGCTHRFEIASLSKQFNHQWQTSVIKSCIDDGIQFKFIPPRSPNFGGLWEAAVKSFKRHFKPTVGNAILTSDELNTLLIQIEGCLNSRPLTPLSNDPSDLEVLTPGHFLIHRPIVSLAEPSLEKLPFNRLDRWQKVQEFVRRLWNAGQQTTCPDYSREPSGPSRRTT